A region of Salvelinus alpinus chromosome 24, SLU_Salpinus.1, whole genome shotgun sequence DNA encodes the following proteins:
- the LOC139552547 gene encoding coiled-coil domain-containing protein 85B-like, with the protein MCSNSEIDKRELSKMSDEDLMSFSKKDIVARLRQEEANKMTALIQRGRLIKEVNKQLQEHLLEIRELKVVNNRLQEENQELRELCSFLDDDRMKIKTLSREWQLFGHNAAKVMREDVGGHLKKLADLERVQDGLVKENFDLKELCVVLEEGCVSRGDSSPGGSSELSLQYFVARDFGDGSSSAGSIGSPDPLLVCSPDE; encoded by the coding sequence ATGTGCAGCAACAGCGAGATTGACAAGCGAGAGCTCTCTAAAATGTCCGACGAGGATTTGATGTCATTCTCCAAAAAAGACATCGTGGCCAGGTTACGCCAAGAGGAGGCCAACAAGATGACAGCCCTTATACAGCGAGGGCGGTTAATTAAAGAGGTTAATAAACAACTGCAGGAGCATTTACTCGAAATCAGGGAACTCAAAGTAGTCAATAATAGGCTTCAGGAGGAGAACCAAGAACTGCGAGAACTATGTAGTTTCCTGGATGATGACAGAATGAAAATAAAAACGCTTTCCCGAGAGTGGCAACTTTTTGGACACAACGCTGCCAAAGTGATGCGTGAGGACGTGGGTGGACATCTGAAGAAGTTAGCTGACTTGGAACGAGTGCAAGATGGATTGGTAAAGGAGAATTTCGATCTCAAGGAACTGTGTGTTGTTCTGGAGGAGGGTTGTGTCAGCAGAGGTGATTCCAGTCCTGGCGGGTCGTCCGAGTTGAGTTTACAGTATTTTGTGGCCCGGGACTTTGGAGATGGAAGTTCCAGCGCTGGGAGCATCGGTAGTCCAGATCCTCTTCTAGTCTGTTCTCCCGATGAATGA
- the tmem223 gene encoding transmembrane protein 223: MGFHSLLSGISKCWSSLARHRLSNVSRLRNLSEVTPRAILSRPSHTPSPSSTCTGMSNGHLYSRIRVAYSLGREGAIWATDTLCFGVLSIRSRVNTQKRYFHVMKKLHQQVPLSRPLSTSTAVAKDVILFEHDRTRFFRLLAVFCGGQFLFWTYLAHFAFTGLRDTGGSGSGGRHVSTTGLAGLWSFDMNLGSNAWRYGFTLACLVIGGGIMGLGALFCRRSVSQVILHKGGGMVTVSTQSPLGPNKGQRITVPLSQVACYAHRQESPTFIPLRVKDHKFYFLLDREGTLNNPQLFDVTVGAYRSF, translated from the exons ATGGGATTTCACTCTTTGTTAAGCGGTATATCGAAGTGTTGGTCTAGTCTTGCACGTCATCGATTATCAAACGTTTCGCGATTGCGGAACCTTAGCGAAGTGACACCGAGAGCGATTTTGAGCCGTCCATCACATACACCTTCACCATCGTCGACATGCACTGGCATGAGCAATGGCCACCTATATAGCCGTATAAGAGTAGCATACAGTTTGGGGAGAGAGGGTGCTATATGGGCAACAGATACGTTGTGTTTTGGTGTGTTATCAATCCGCTCAAGAGTGAACACACAAAAACGGTACTTTCATGTTATGAAGAAACTGCACCAACAGGTGCCTCTTTCCCGCCCTCTTTCTACATCGACAGCAGTTGCAAAAGACGTGATTCTGTTTGAGCACGACCGAACAAGGTTCTTTCGCCTCTTAGCAGTCTTCTGTGGTGGTCAGTTTCTTTTCTGGACATACCTGGCCCACTTCGCCTTTACTGGTCTTCGAGACACTGGTGGAAGTGGTTCTGGTGGGAGACATGTCTCCACTACTGGCTTGGCAGGACTTTGGAGTTTCGATATGAACCTGGGATCTAATGCTTGGAGATATGGATTCACACTGGCATGCCTTGTTATTG gtGGAGGGATCATGGGACTTGGTGCTCTGTTCTGCCGGCGTTCTGTCAGCCAGGTGATTCTACATAAGGGGGGTGGGATGGTCACTGTGTCGACACAGTCACCCCTGGGACCAAACAAGGGACAGAGAATTACTGTACCCTTGTCACAAGTGGCCTGTTACGCCCACAGACAAGAGTCTCCTACTTTCATTCCCCTCAGGGTGAAAGATCACAAGTTCTACTTTCTTTTGGACCGAGAAGGCACACTGAATAATCCCCAACTGTTTGATGTTACAGTTGGGGCATATCGATCATTCTAG
- the LOC139552551 gene encoding cofilin-2-like, protein MASGVTVTDEVITVFNEMKVRKAQANEDEKKKRKKAVLFCLSEDKKHIVLEAGKEILTGDVGTTIADPYLHFVKMLPADDCRYALYDATYETKETKKEDLVFIFWAPEGAPLKSKMIYASSKDAIKKKFTGIKHEWQVNGLEDIKDRRTLAEKLGGSSVVTLEGGPV, encoded by the exons ATG GCCTCTGGGGTGACAGTGACTGATGAAGTTATTACAGTCTTCAATGAGATGAAGGTCCGTAAGGCCCAGGCGAATGAGgatgagaagaagaagaggaagaaggcaGTGCTGTTCTGTCTGAGCGAGGACAAGAAGCACATTGTCCTTGAAGCAGGTAAAGAGATTCTGACCGGTGATGTGGGTACCACCATCGCAGACCCTTACCTGCACTTTGTCAAGATGCTGCCTGCAGATGACTGTCGCTACGCCCTCTATGACGCAACCTATGAGACCAAGGAGACCAAGAAGGAGGACCTTGTCTTCATCTTCTG GGCCCCAGAAGGTGCTCCACTGAAGAGCAAAATGATCTATGCCAGCTCAAAGGATGCCATTAAGAAGAAATTCACAG GTATCAAGCATGAATGGCAAGTTAATGGTTTGGAGGACATCAAAGATCGGCGCACTTTAGCAGAGAAGCTTGGAGGCTCATCAGTGGTCACCCTTGAAGGTGGGCCTGTATAA
- the LOC139552548 gene encoding transmembrane protein 151B isoform X1: MPAVTGEAPLLNGGRREEKNPVLTPFPFLVFLPPVQRPCKQSLPGSLCRESHWKCLLLTLLMFGCFATLGWCSFYRVTVMAADEHGLYYGGRARLYHDSPCSNGYVYIPVAFLIMLYLVYLVECWHCFSKTSSLARVRISKVYNRVQRLQQAMPCIWWKAISYHYVRRTRQVTRYRNGDAYTTTQVYHERVNTHTASSEFDYTRHGVKDVSKELLGLLEHPAVRLRFTKCFSFASAHAEAAYLTQRARFFAENEGLDDYMEAREGMHLKNVDFREHMLAFPDPAWPPWFSRRRMYWLISALMLSWPLRVVSEYRTAYVHYHVEKLFGENEEVNDNDSTEMGNYSSGQENGQRGGPRLRVISRVNTVDITELEWHIRCNQQMVPSYSEALLMDLNTNNTTSSPSAFTGATRVPMRRNSSYVLQSCPRCRRSTSSSSLPSRVRGNVAMGAGSLTYGTVGRMGGGRLALSRSGFSLGRLHTVRQACLFHSRSLGAGMGSRGDEGGGFLGLGLRRANEESRGVLEGEGFEEDENSLQLEEDREQELERVRTEIMQGVACVTERPPAYQEALHLPVLIVHGEESCHGGEDLDAG, translated from the exons ATGCCTGCGGTGACCGGAGAAGCGCCCTTACTGAACGGGGGCAGAAGAGAAGAG AAAAATCCAGTTTTAACACCCTTTCCTTTCCTTGTCTTTCTGCCTCCTGTT CAGCGTCCCTGTAAACAGTCCCTTCCCGGGTCCCTATGCCGAGAGTCCCATTGGAAGTGCCTGCTCCTCACGCTACTGATGTTCGGCTGTTTCGCCACACTGGGATGGTGCTCTTTTTACCGCGTCACTGTCATGGCTGCCGATGAACACGGCCTCTACTACGGCGGCCGCGCCCGCCTCTACCATGACAGCCCCTGCTCCAACGGCTACGTCTACATCCCGGTGGCCTTCCTGATCATGCTGTACCTGGTCTACCTGGTGGAGTGCTGGCACTGCTTCTCTAAAACATCCTCTCTGGCCCGGGTCAGGATCAGCAAGGTGTACAACAGGGTCCAGAGGCTACAGCAGGCCATGCCCTGTATCTGGTGGAAGGCCATCAGCTATCACTATGTGAGACGGACACGGCAGGTGACTCGATACCGCAATGGTGACGCTTACACCACCACACAGGTGTACCATGAGcgggtcaacacacacacagccagctcTGAATTTGACTATACCCGACATGGTGTCAAGGACGTATCCAAGGAGCTTCTTGGCCTTCTGGAGCACCCGGCCGTACGCCTTCGTTTCACCAAGTGTTTCAGCTTTGCCAGTGCCCATGCCGAGGCTGCCTACCTCACTCAGCGCGCACGTTTCTTCGCAGAGAACGAGGGTCTGGATGACTACATGGAGGCACGGGAGGGCATGCACCTGAAGAACGTGGACTTCCGTGAGCACATGCTGGCCTTTCCTGACCCGGCATGGCCGCCCTGGTTCTCTCGTCGGCGCATGTATTGGCTGATCTCAGCCCTGATGTTGTCCTGGCCACTACGTGTGGTGTCAGAGTACCGTACGGCATATGTCCACTATCATGTGGAGAAGCTGTTTGGTGAGAACGAGGAAGTCAATGACAATGACAGCACTGAGATGGGCAACTACAGCTCAGGCCAGGAGAATGGGCAACGCGGTGGCCCCAGATTACGTGTCATATCGAGGGTCAACACGGTAGACATCACTGAACTGGAGTGGCACATTCGCTGCAACCAGCAGATGGTGCCCAGTTACTCCGAGGCATTGCTGATGGATCTGAACACCAACAACACAACATCTTCGCCCTCTGCGTTTACCGGGGCAACGCGTGTCCCTATGAGGCGGAACTCTAGCTACGTCCTCCAGAGCTGCCCCCGCTGTCGCAGGTCCACCAGCAGCTCCTCGCTCCCCTCGCGAGTCAGGGGGAACGTGGCGATGGGGGCGGGCTCTTTGACATATGGGACAGTGGGAAGGATGGGAGGAGGAAGGCTTGCCCTCAGCCGCAGTGGATTCTCCCTTGGCCGTTTGCACACGGTGCGGCAGGCCTGCCTGTTTCACTCCCGGAGCCTTGGTGCAGGGATGGGGAGTAGAGGGGATGAAGGTGGTGGGTTTCTGGGACTGGGCCTCCGCCGGGCTAACGAAGAGAGCAGAGGGGTCCTGGAGGGAGAAGGATTTGAAGAGGATGAGAATAGTCTGCAGctagaggaggatagagagcaggaACTAGAGAGAGTGAGGACTGAGATCATGCAGGGAGTGGCCTGTGTGACAGAGAGACCACCAGCTTATCAGGAAGCTCTCCACTTGCCTGTGTTGATCGTCCATGGTGAGGAGAGCTGCCATGGAGGGGAGGACCTTGACGCAGGATAG
- the LOC139552548 gene encoding transmembrane protein 151A isoform X2: MPAVTGEAPLLNGGRREEQRPCKQSLPGSLCRESHWKCLLLTLLMFGCFATLGWCSFYRVTVMAADEHGLYYGGRARLYHDSPCSNGYVYIPVAFLIMLYLVYLVECWHCFSKTSSLARVRISKVYNRVQRLQQAMPCIWWKAISYHYVRRTRQVTRYRNGDAYTTTQVYHERVNTHTASSEFDYTRHGVKDVSKELLGLLEHPAVRLRFTKCFSFASAHAEAAYLTQRARFFAENEGLDDYMEAREGMHLKNVDFREHMLAFPDPAWPPWFSRRRMYWLISALMLSWPLRVVSEYRTAYVHYHVEKLFGENEEVNDNDSTEMGNYSSGQENGQRGGPRLRVISRVNTVDITELEWHIRCNQQMVPSYSEALLMDLNTNNTTSSPSAFTGATRVPMRRNSSYVLQSCPRCRRSTSSSSLPSRVRGNVAMGAGSLTYGTVGRMGGGRLALSRSGFSLGRLHTVRQACLFHSRSLGAGMGSRGDEGGGFLGLGLRRANEESRGVLEGEGFEEDENSLQLEEDREQELERVRTEIMQGVACVTERPPAYQEALHLPVLIVHGEESCHGGEDLDAG; the protein is encoded by the exons ATGCCTGCGGTGACCGGAGAAGCGCCCTTACTGAACGGGGGCAGAAGAGAAGAG CAGCGTCCCTGTAAACAGTCCCTTCCCGGGTCCCTATGCCGAGAGTCCCATTGGAAGTGCCTGCTCCTCACGCTACTGATGTTCGGCTGTTTCGCCACACTGGGATGGTGCTCTTTTTACCGCGTCACTGTCATGGCTGCCGATGAACACGGCCTCTACTACGGCGGCCGCGCCCGCCTCTACCATGACAGCCCCTGCTCCAACGGCTACGTCTACATCCCGGTGGCCTTCCTGATCATGCTGTACCTGGTCTACCTGGTGGAGTGCTGGCACTGCTTCTCTAAAACATCCTCTCTGGCCCGGGTCAGGATCAGCAAGGTGTACAACAGGGTCCAGAGGCTACAGCAGGCCATGCCCTGTATCTGGTGGAAGGCCATCAGCTATCACTATGTGAGACGGACACGGCAGGTGACTCGATACCGCAATGGTGACGCTTACACCACCACACAGGTGTACCATGAGcgggtcaacacacacacagccagctcTGAATTTGACTATACCCGACATGGTGTCAAGGACGTATCCAAGGAGCTTCTTGGCCTTCTGGAGCACCCGGCCGTACGCCTTCGTTTCACCAAGTGTTTCAGCTTTGCCAGTGCCCATGCCGAGGCTGCCTACCTCACTCAGCGCGCACGTTTCTTCGCAGAGAACGAGGGTCTGGATGACTACATGGAGGCACGGGAGGGCATGCACCTGAAGAACGTGGACTTCCGTGAGCACATGCTGGCCTTTCCTGACCCGGCATGGCCGCCCTGGTTCTCTCGTCGGCGCATGTATTGGCTGATCTCAGCCCTGATGTTGTCCTGGCCACTACGTGTGGTGTCAGAGTACCGTACGGCATATGTCCACTATCATGTGGAGAAGCTGTTTGGTGAGAACGAGGAAGTCAATGACAATGACAGCACTGAGATGGGCAACTACAGCTCAGGCCAGGAGAATGGGCAACGCGGTGGCCCCAGATTACGTGTCATATCGAGGGTCAACACGGTAGACATCACTGAACTGGAGTGGCACATTCGCTGCAACCAGCAGATGGTGCCCAGTTACTCCGAGGCATTGCTGATGGATCTGAACACCAACAACACAACATCTTCGCCCTCTGCGTTTACCGGGGCAACGCGTGTCCCTATGAGGCGGAACTCTAGCTACGTCCTCCAGAGCTGCCCCCGCTGTCGCAGGTCCACCAGCAGCTCCTCGCTCCCCTCGCGAGTCAGGGGGAACGTGGCGATGGGGGCGGGCTCTTTGACATATGGGACAGTGGGAAGGATGGGAGGAGGAAGGCTTGCCCTCAGCCGCAGTGGATTCTCCCTTGGCCGTTTGCACACGGTGCGGCAGGCCTGCCTGTTTCACTCCCGGAGCCTTGGTGCAGGGATGGGGAGTAGAGGGGATGAAGGTGGTGGGTTTCTGGGACTGGGCCTCCGCCGGGCTAACGAAGAGAGCAGAGGGGTCCTGGAGGGAGAAGGATTTGAAGAGGATGAGAATAGTCTGCAGctagaggaggatagagagcaggaACTAGAGAGAGTGAGGACTGAGATCATGCAGGGAGTGGCCTGTGTGACAGAGAGACCACCAGCTTATCAGGAAGCTCTCCACTTGCCTGTGTTGATCGTCCATGGTGAGGAGAGCTGCCATGGAGGGGAGGACCTTGACGCAGGATAG
- the LOC139552550 gene encoding amino acid transporter heavy chain SLC3A2-like, with protein sequence MSKDTEVDMKDVELNDIDQEKQPMTGGAANGDAGSPTCTEKNGSVKVKIPEETETKFTGLSKEELLRVAGTPGWVRTRWALLILFWLGWLGMLAGAVAIIVQAPRCKDIPAMNWWNYGPLYQIGNVQAFSESKNLKGVEDKIDRLSQLRVKGLVIGPIHVAPLDNLVSLNFEEISSDAGNLEQFKGLITAAHKKSINVILDLTPYYLGSGPWFTNVSVTNVAERLKSALVFWLNQGVDGIQLSGVERVASVVPSLWADIRAIVQNGTEGKRRILIGVTEKTSAVGVSELLNSTGVDLLLSGALRSKSMTATDRAQTVQQLLSSHNQTQLAWNIGDRTEGHLATLVGPDMVNFNQMLLLTLPGTPVFNYGDEIALADADTKSPTMLWDPLEDEETNGTAKEEKEQRLSCRSFFKTLSELRGKERSLQHGDYIPLFNSTSALAYLRQWDQSGRYVAAFNWGSDAVTLQLSHPDLPARAVVQMSTDKVNLVPDSTVALSELELGPGQAVLLQFPYIA encoded by the exons ATGAGTAAGGACACAGAGGTTGACATGAAGGATGTGGAGCTCAATGATATAGACCAGGAGAAGCAGCCGATGACGGGCGGGGCAGCGAACGGGGATGCTGGTTCTCCCACCTGCACGGAGAAGAACGGCAGCGTTAAAGTGAAAATCCCCGAGGAGACGGAGACTAAATTTACCGGTTTATCCAAAGAGGAACTCCTCAGGGTCGCTGGAACACCAGG GTGGGTCCGGACAAGATGGGCCCTTCTGATTCTGTtctggctgggctggctggggaTGCTGGCTGGAGCTGTGGCCATCATTGTTCAAGCACCTCGCTGCAAAGACATTCCTGCCATGAACTGGTGGAATTATGGACCTCTGTACCAAATTGGAAATGTGCAAGCTTTCAGCGAGTCCAAGAATCTAAAGG GTGTGGAGGACAAGATTGACCGTCTGAGCCAGCTGAGGGTTAAAGGTCTGGTCATTGGGCCCATCCATGTTGCCCCCTTAGACAACCTTGTGAGCCTGAACTTTGAGGAGATCTCCTCTGACGCTGGCAATCTGGAACAGTTCAAAGGCCTCATTACAGCTGCACACAAGAAGA GCATCAATGTGATCCTGGATCTGACTCCCTACTATCTGGGAAGTGGACCATGGTTCACTAACGTTAGTGTCACAAACGTTGCTGAGAGACTCAAG TCTGCCCTGGTGTTCTGGCTGAACCAAGGTGTGGATGGGATCCAGCTGTCTGGTGTAGAGCGTGTGGCCAGCGTAGTTCCGTCTCTTTGGGCTGACATTCGAGCCATTGTCCAGAATGGGACTGAGGGAAAGAGAAG GATTCTGATTGGAGTGACTGAGAAGACCTCTGCTGTTGGAGTCTCTGAACTGCTTAACTCCACTGGGGTGGACCTACTCCTATCCGGGGCCCTCAGGTCTAAGAGCATGACCGCTACGGATCGTGCGCAGACTGTCCAGCAGCTGCTCTCTTCTCACAACCAGACCCAGCTGGCCTGGAACATTGGGGACAGGACGGAGGGTCACCTGGCCACACTGGTGGGCCCAGACATGGTGAACTTCAACCAGATGCTCCTGCTCACACTGCCCGGAACCCCAGTGTTCAACTATGGGGATGAGATTGCCCTGGCTGATGCG GATACAAAGTCCCCTACGATGCTGTGGGATCCACTCGAAGATGAGGAGACAAATGGAACTGCTAAG GAGGAGAAAGAACAGAGGCTCTCCTGCCGTTCCTTCTTCAAGACTCTGAGTGAACTGCGTGGAAAAGAGCGTTCCCTGCAGCATGGGGACTACATTCCCCTCTTCAATTCCACCTCTGCCCTTGCTTACCTTCGCCAGTGGGACCAGAGTGGGCGCTATGTCGCTGCCTTCAACTGGGGCAGCGACGCAGTGACCCTTCAGCTGTCCCACCCTGACCTGCCTGCTCGGGCTGTGGTCCAGATGAGCACAGACAAGGTCAACCTGGTCCCCGACAGTACTGTTGCACTCTCTGAGTTGGAGCTAGGCCCAGGCCAGGCTGTCCTGCTACAGTTCCCCTACATAGCCTAG
- the LOC139552552 gene encoding calmodulin-1 isoform X1, translating to MADQLTEEQIAEFKEAFSLFDKDGDGTITTKELGTVMRSLGQNPTEAELQDMINEVDADGNGTIDFPEFLTMMARKMKDTDSEEEIREAFRVFDKDGNGYISAAELRHVMTNLGEKLTDEEVDEMIREADIDGDGQVNYEEFVQMMTAK from the exons ATG GCAGATCAACTGACAGAGGAACAAATTGCTG AGTTCAAAGAAGCCTTCTCGCTGTTCGATAAAGATGGAGATGGCACCATCACCACCAAAGAGCTGGGCACAGTGATGCGCTCGCTGGGACAGAACCCCACAGAGGCCGAGCTGCAGGACATGATAAATGAGGTGGATGCTGATG GAAATGGAACCATTGACTTCCCTGAGTTCCTGACCATGATGGCGAGGAAGATGAAGGACACTGACAGTGAGGAGGAAATCAGAGAAGCTTTCAGAGTCTTTGACAAG GACGGTAACGGCTATATCAGTGCTGCAGAGCTGCGTCACGTTATGACAAACCTCGGTGAGAAACTGACAGACGAGGAGGTGGATGAGATGATCCGGGAGGCTGATATCGATGGAGATGGACAGGTCAACTACGAAG
- the LOC139552552 gene encoding calmodulin-1 isoform X2, with protein MRSLGQNPTEAELQDMINEVDADGNGTIDFPEFLTMMARKMKDTDSEEEIREAFRVFDKDGNGYISAAELRHVMTNLGEKLTDEEVDEMIREADIDGDGQVNYEEFVQMMTAK; from the exons ATGCGCTCGCTGGGACAGAACCCCACAGAGGCCGAGCTGCAGGACATGATAAATGAGGTGGATGCTGATG GAAATGGAACCATTGACTTCCCTGAGTTCCTGACCATGATGGCGAGGAAGATGAAGGACACTGACAGTGAGGAGGAAATCAGAGAAGCTTTCAGAGTCTTTGACAAG GACGGTAACGGCTATATCAGTGCTGCAGAGCTGCGTCACGTTATGACAAACCTCGGTGAGAAACTGACAGACGAGGAGGTGGATGAGATGATCCGGGAGGCTGATATCGATGGAGATGGACAGGTCAACTACGAAG